One stretch of Croceibacterium atlanticum DNA includes these proteins:
- a CDS encoding ATP synthase F1 subunit epsilon — protein MALHFELVTPAKLVRSEDVHMVVVPGDQGDFGVLEGHAPFMSTISQGTVQVFKTAGAAPEEIEIRGGFAEVGDKGLTVLAEHVED, from the coding sequence ATGGCACTGCATTTCGAACTCGTAACCCCGGCCAAGCTGGTCCGCTCGGAAGATGTCCATATGGTCGTCGTTCCCGGCGATCAGGGGGATTTCGGCGTGCTGGAAGGCCACGCGCCCTTCATGTCCACGATCAGCCAGGGCACGGTTCAGGTCTTCAAGACCGCCGGCGCCGCGCCTGAAGAAATCGAAATCCGCGGCGGTTTCGCGGAAGTGGGCGACAAGGGCCTGACCGTTCTTGCGGAGCATGTCGAAGACTGA
- a CDS encoding HNH endonuclease, translating to MVAPLTGEADKACWLCGRPLGRRVQWHHTVPKAKKGRETVAVHPICHRTIHANFTNAELARIGADRAALLQREAIAKFVRWVADKPPDFHAPTRRRLS from the coding sequence ATGGTGGCGCCGCTGACCGGGGAAGCAGACAAGGCTTGCTGGCTGTGCGGGCGTCCGCTGGGGCGCCGGGTGCAATGGCACCACACCGTGCCCAAGGCGAAAAAGGGGCGGGAAACCGTTGCCGTGCACCCGATCTGCCACCGGACGATCCATGCCAATTTCACCAATGCCGAACTGGCCCGCATCGGGGCTGATCGTGCCGCGCTGTTGCAGCGGGAGGCGATCGCCAAATTCGTGCGGTGGGTGGCTGACAAGCCGCCTGATTTTCATGCTCCCACCCGCCGCAGATTGAGCTGA
- a CDS encoding DMT family transporter, with the protein MSIHNDRAGLLYALAGFGTLSIGDAIIKGMGGMWPPTAMASTRYVLAAIGLSAILAAREGWGAVFHMPRARIQWVRGLSVSIATIAMFTAVWLMPLAEATTITFTQPMITALFAAMILGERLRPAAIGATLFAFVGVVIVLRPNFAELGWVALFPLLVASAMAMLMIANRAAAHSASILAMQVYISVTASVILLAATTIGHFSGVEELRMHWPAWHVFARCAFIAVSASIAHWLIYMGTSKAGAATVAPMTYGQLLVAVVLGWLFFDEAPDAIALLGAAIIVGSGLFLWRINRMKRPAKAAP; encoded by the coding sequence TTGTCGATACATAACGACCGCGCCGGTCTGCTCTATGCACTTGCCGGGTTCGGCACACTTTCTATCGGGGATGCCATTATCAAGGGGATGGGCGGCATGTGGCCGCCCACGGCGATGGCCAGCACGCGCTATGTGCTGGCGGCAATCGGGCTGAGTGCGATCCTGGCTGCGCGGGAAGGGTGGGGCGCTGTGTTCCATATGCCCCGGGCGCGGATTCAGTGGGTTCGCGGGCTGTCCGTATCCATCGCCACCATTGCCATGTTCACCGCCGTATGGCTGATGCCGCTGGCCGAAGCGACGACGATAACCTTCACGCAACCGATGATCACGGCTCTGTTCGCGGCGATGATACTGGGGGAGAGGCTGCGTCCGGCGGCGATCGGGGCGACGCTGTTCGCCTTTGTCGGGGTGGTGATCGTGCTGCGGCCCAATTTCGCCGAACTGGGCTGGGTGGCGCTGTTCCCGCTGCTGGTGGCCAGCGCCATGGCCATGCTGATGATCGCCAATCGCGCGGCCGCGCATTCGGCCAGCATATTGGCAATGCAGGTCTATATATCGGTAACAGCGTCGGTCATCCTGCTGGCGGCGACGACAATCGGCCATTTCAGCGGTGTCGAAGAATTGCGGATGCACTGGCCGGCCTGGCACGTTTTCGCACGCTGCGCCTTCATTGCGGTCAGCGCCAGCATCGCGCACTGGCTGATCTATATGGGCACATCGAAAGCCGGGGCGGCCACCGTCGCCCCCATGACTTACGGCCAATTGCTGGTGGCCGTGGTGCTGGGCTGGTTGTTCTTTGACGAAGCGCCCGATGCCATCGCCTTGCTGGGCGCGGCAATCATTGTCGGGTCTGGGCTATTTCTGTGGCGGATCAACCGGATGAAGCGCCCTGCCAAGGCCGCGCCATGA
- a CDS encoding O-antigen ligase family protein: MASGPGLIPPELARTSQWLRDNWMLVFAAHPLLRLALLAEPPGEMSVFQLAERFLWVSFWILEVGTFLVANRSGLDVPRFLREIAPGGKALLLIWLAALAISPIFAAYPSQAIRNSLEWCVHGLFVASAWHLFRRDKEKARCAFGLFADYLPRFTALTGVLVLLSVYSIGLESDYIFGYEIYGFAHIRHTGYIFAPAMALGLYRMAGRNRQTREAMLLFVLNAALCLWFGSRGPFLALICAAIAGYILFPEFRSPAFALRFGLASAMAAALSILVPSPQSGFFNAVLRFWHGSADPQEFSSGRTELWKDAMHFIWERPFFGHGGSQFQHVSPATNGMFRHPHDFPLQVLFDWGIVGGGAFLALVAALLWACLKQRGTAPPQMRMSIIAAFCMLGFALIDGIMFYPYTVALTLLFLVYPLAMRSGNAGKDTLQAHPGT, encoded by the coding sequence TTGGCATCCGGACCTGGATTGATTCCGCCGGAGCTTGCGCGAACATCGCAATGGCTGCGCGATAACTGGATGCTGGTCTTTGCAGCGCATCCCCTGCTTCGCCTTGCACTGCTGGCGGAGCCGCCGGGCGAGATGTCCGTCTTTCAATTGGCAGAAAGATTCCTCTGGGTTTCGTTCTGGATCCTGGAAGTCGGAACATTCCTGGTGGCCAATCGCAGTGGATTGGACGTGCCGCGTTTCTTGCGGGAGATCGCTCCCGGCGGGAAGGCCCTGTTGCTGATCTGGTTGGCGGCCCTTGCAATCTCACCCATCTTTGCCGCCTATCCCAGCCAGGCGATCCGCAATTCCCTGGAATGGTGCGTGCACGGATTGTTCGTTGCTTCTGCCTGGCACCTGTTTCGCCGTGACAAGGAAAAGGCCCGGTGTGCGTTCGGCCTGTTTGCTGATTACCTGCCACGTTTCACGGCGTTAACCGGCGTTCTGGTATTGCTCTCCGTCTACTCGATCGGGTTGGAGAGCGATTATATCTTCGGATATGAGATCTATGGCTTCGCCCATATTCGCCACACCGGCTATATCTTCGCTCCGGCAATGGCGCTTGGCCTGTACCGGATGGCGGGCCGGAACAGGCAAACGCGCGAAGCGATGCTGCTGTTCGTTCTCAATGCGGCCTTGTGCCTCTGGTTCGGTTCTCGTGGCCCATTTCTCGCACTGATCTGCGCGGCCATCGCCGGGTATATCCTGTTTCCGGAATTTCGATCGCCGGCCTTTGCTCTGCGTTTTGGCCTGGCAAGCGCGATGGCGGCCGCTTTATCGATACTGGTTCCTTCGCCCCAATCGGGCTTTTTCAATGCCGTATTGCGTTTCTGGCACGGATCGGCGGATCCACAGGAATTCTCATCCGGCCGGACCGAGCTGTGGAAGGATGCCATGCATTTTATCTGGGAGCGGCCATTCTTCGGTCATGGCGGCAGCCAGTTCCAGCATGTCAGCCCGGCGACCAATGGCATGTTCCGGCACCCGCATGATTTCCCGCTTCAGGTTCTGTTCGACTGGGGGATTGTGGGCGGCGGCGCGTTTCTGGCCCTGGTCGCTGCCTTGCTGTGGGCCTGCCTGAAACAGAGGGGAACTGCGCCGCCTCAGATGCGCATGTCGATCATCGCCGCCTTCTGCATGCTGGGTTTTGCCCTGATAGACGGCATCATGTTCTATCCCTACACCGTTGCCCTGACGCTGCTTTTCCTTGTCTATCCGCTTGCGATGCGATCCGGAAATGCCGGTAAAGACACGCTGCAAGCGCACCCGGGCACTTAG
- a CDS encoding phosphatase PAP2 family protein gives MGQLIRNWPDVAFCVAIAAITLGFSLLLDLPFSLPSQAEAAFVGVHYLYPLVGLAAWAGIAVIGQRRRLRSTFLVALPCYAIVMACHFNLKLWAPHINPALWDGFYWEIDSALRPLVDACFQLRELVAPILPLDGNFYIIAFITMFYVSFCYHALRTPDCFRSVFLGALFLQGTGALAYLVMPALGPFLYEPGIEPRQTATQLGMLGVWEDNAAGGHNWLAENGGAYLTTGLAAMPSLHAGGSLLFLLFARRYASELLPIYIPLFSYLCIAAVASRWHYLVDLPIGMILAYACFAAAERLTATGRETAEKPANSSLPDDDTGSAPALHREEKTVLTRWVRKLSKFQPY, from the coding sequence ATGGGACAGCTGATCCGTAATTGGCCGGACGTGGCCTTCTGCGTCGCAATTGCGGCCATCACTCTCGGCTTCTCGCTATTGCTGGACCTGCCATTCAGCCTTCCCAGCCAGGCCGAAGCGGCCTTTGTCGGGGTTCATTATCTCTATCCGCTGGTGGGGCTGGCAGCGTGGGCAGGCATAGCCGTGATTGGCCAGCGCCGCCGCCTTCGATCCACATTTCTCGTCGCCTTGCCATGCTACGCGATCGTTATGGCTTGCCACTTCAATCTGAAACTCTGGGCGCCCCACATCAATCCCGCTTTGTGGGATGGTTTCTATTGGGAGATAGATTCCGCCCTGCGTCCGTTGGTGGATGCCTGCTTCCAGCTCAGGGAACTGGTGGCGCCGATCCTGCCTCTGGACGGCAATTTCTACATCATCGCGTTCATAACAATGTTCTATGTGAGCTTCTGCTATCATGCGTTGCGCACACCGGACTGCTTTCGTTCGGTCTTCCTGGGTGCGCTATTCCTTCAAGGAACGGGCGCGCTGGCCTATCTCGTGATGCCGGCACTGGGGCCCTTCCTGTATGAACCGGGGATCGAGCCGCGCCAGACCGCAACCCAGTTGGGTATGTTGGGCGTGTGGGAAGACAATGCCGCGGGCGGTCACAACTGGCTGGCCGAGAATGGCGGAGCCTATCTGACCACCGGGCTGGCGGCCATGCCTTCACTTCATGCCGGTGGCAGCCTGCTCTTCCTGCTTTTCGCGCGGCGTTATGCGAGCGAATTGCTGCCGATCTATATCCCGCTATTCAGCTATCTCTGCATCGCTGCCGTGGCGTCTCGCTGGCACTATCTGGTTGATCTGCCGATCGGAATGATACTCGCCTATGCGTGTTTTGCAGCTGCCGAACGGCTGACCGCTACTGGTCGCGAAACGGCGGAAAAGCCTGCAAATTCGTCATTACCTGATGATGATACGGGCTCGGCCCCCGCCCTCCACCGGGAGGAAAAAACGGTCCTGACCCGGTGGGTTAGGAAGTTATCAAAGTTTCAACCTTACTAA
- a CDS encoding CpaF family protein, with the protein MSAFGRKNGVAGMKPGARPSFGVARPMKGGPSGSGESASQGGEQFPPVPEGNRPSETPSATKAPNSDAMARLADRANAINEGPAEIGGFEASVHKIKEQVLPRLLERVDPEAAATLSKEELSEEFRPIIMEVLTELKVTLNRREQFALEKVLIDELLGFGPLEELLGDPDVSDIMVNGPDQTYIEKKGKLQLAPIKFRDEQHLFQIAQRIVNQVGRRVDQTTPLADARLKDGSRVNVIVPPLSLRGTAISIRKFSEKPITIDMLKGFGSMSDKMATALKIAGACRMNIVISGGTGSGKTTMLNALSKMIDPGERVLTIEDAAELRLQQPHWLPLETRPPNLEGQGAITIGDLVKNALRMRPDRIILGEIRGAECFDLLAAMNTGHDGSMCTLHANSPRECLGRMENMILMGDIKIPKEAISRQIAESVDLIVQVKRLRDGSRRTTNITEVIGMEGDVIVTQELFNFEYLDETEDGKILGEFRSSGLRPYTLEKARQFGFDQAYLEACL; encoded by the coding sequence ATGAGCGCTTTCGGACGCAAGAACGGTGTGGCAGGCATGAAGCCAGGCGCACGTCCGAGTTTTGGCGTTGCGCGGCCCATGAAGGGCGGACCTTCGGGGTCCGGCGAATCCGCGTCCCAGGGCGGCGAACAATTCCCGCCAGTGCCGGAAGGCAACCGGCCGAGCGAGACACCTTCCGCGACCAAAGCGCCCAACTCCGATGCCATGGCCCGCCTGGCCGATCGCGCCAATGCGATCAATGAAGGTCCGGCCGAAATTGGCGGTTTCGAAGCCAGCGTGCACAAGATCAAGGAACAGGTGCTGCCGCGCCTGCTGGAACGGGTCGATCCCGAAGCGGCCGCCACGCTTTCCAAGGAAGAACTGTCCGAGGAATTCCGCCCGATCATCATGGAAGTGCTGACCGAGCTGAAGGTCACGCTGAACCGGCGCGAACAATTCGCGCTGGAAAAGGTGCTGATCGACGAATTGCTCGGCTTCGGGCCACTGGAAGAATTGCTGGGCGATCCGGACGTGTCCGACATCATGGTCAACGGTCCGGACCAGACCTATATTGAAAAGAAGGGTAAGTTGCAGCTTGCCCCGATCAAGTTCCGCGACGAACAGCATCTTTTCCAGATCGCGCAGCGCATCGTGAACCAGGTTGGCCGCCGCGTCGACCAGACGACGCCACTGGCCGACGCCCGCCTGAAGGACGGCAGCCGCGTCAACGTGATCGTGCCGCCGCTGTCGCTGCGCGGCACGGCCATTTCCATTCGTAAATTCTCCGAAAAACCGATCACCATCGACATGCTCAAGGGTTTCGGCTCGATGAGTGACAAGATGGCGACCGCGCTGAAGATTGCCGGCGCCTGCCGCATGAATATCGTGATCTCCGGCGGTACCGGCTCGGGCAAAACGACGATGCTGAATGCCCTGTCGAAGATGATCGATCCGGGCGAACGCGTGCTCACCATCGAGGATGCGGCCGAACTGCGCCTGCAACAGCCGCACTGGCTGCCGCTGGAAACGCGCCCGCCGAACCTTGAGGGACAGGGCGCCATCACCATTGGCGACCTGGTGAAGAACGCCCTGCGTATGCGGCCGGACCGGATTATCCTGGGCGAAATTCGCGGCGCGGAATGTTTCGACCTGCTGGCCGCCATGAATACGGGCCATGACGGGTCCATGTGTACGCTGCACGCCAACAGCCCGCGTGAATGCCTTGGCCGTATGGAAAACATGATCCTGATGGGCGACATCAAGATCCCGAAGGAAGCCATTTCCCGCCAGATCGCGGAATCGGTGGATCTTATCGTGCAGGTGAAGCGCCTGCGCGACGGTTCGCGCCGGACAACCAACATCACCGAAGTGATCGGGATGGAAGGCGACGTGATCGTGACGCAGGAATTGTTCAATTTCGAATATCTGGACGAGACCGAGGATGGAAAGATCCTGGGCGAATTCCGCAGTTCGGGCCTGCGCCCCTACACGCTGGAAAAGGCCCGGCAGTTCGGTTTCGATCAGGCCTATCTGGAAGCCTGCCTCTAA
- a CDS encoding DMT family transporter: MEANTGHRPLLALLIRLGAIAALSTMSALIKLASARGIQLPEIIFWRQFVTIPILLIWVLATSGLATLSTRRPGTHAARALYGLVGMILNFGAVILLPLAEATTINFSVPIFAVILSTLLLKEQVGIWRWSAVACGFAGILLITQPGSGHIPILGAMVALGGAFMIALISIQIADLNRTEKPITIVFWFAAISTPVAAIALPFTYTPHSGFEWLLLLAIGVFGSIGQLLLTAALRFGAVASVIVMDYSALFWATLYGWMLFDMLPPASTWIGAPLIVAAGIVIAWREHLLARRGKRAKIAQQGTQTVHDS, translated from the coding sequence ATGGAAGCCAATACCGGCCATCGCCCGCTTCTGGCACTGCTGATCCGCCTGGGGGCCATTGCCGCGCTTTCCACCATGTCGGCCCTGATCAAGCTGGCATCCGCGCGCGGGATCCAATTGCCGGAGATCATTTTCTGGCGGCAATTCGTCACCATCCCGATCCTGCTGATCTGGGTTCTGGCGACCAGTGGGCTGGCCACATTGAGCACGCGCCGGCCAGGGACTCATGCCGCGCGCGCGCTTTACGGTCTGGTCGGCATGATCCTCAATTTCGGCGCGGTGATCCTTCTGCCACTGGCAGAGGCGACGACGATCAATTTTTCCGTGCCGATCTTCGCGGTGATCCTTTCCACATTACTGCTGAAGGAACAGGTCGGCATCTGGCGCTGGTCCGCCGTGGCCTGCGGCTTCGCTGGCATATTGCTGATCACCCAGCCGGGTAGCGGCCATATCCCGATATTGGGCGCGATGGTGGCACTGGGCGGCGCCTTCATGATCGCGCTGATCTCCATCCAGATCGCGGATCTGAACAGGACGGAAAAGCCGATTACCATCGTGTTCTGGTTTGCCGCAATTTCCACGCCTGTCGCGGCGATCGCCCTGCCCTTCACTTATACGCCGCATAGCGGTTTTGAATGGCTGCTGCTGCTGGCAATCGGCGTCTTCGGATCGATCGGGCAATTGCTGCTGACCGCCGCCTTGCGTTTCGGTGCGGTCGCCAGCGTGATCGTCATGGATTATTCGGCCCTGTTTTGGGCAACGCTTTACGGCTGGATGCTGTTCGACATGCTTCCGCCGGCCAGCACATGGATCGGCGCGCCGCTGATCGTTGCCGCAGGTATCGTGATTGCATGGCGCGAACATCTGCTCGCCCGCCGGGGAAAAAGGGCAAAAATTGCCCAGCAGGGAACCCAGACCGTCCACGACAGTTGA
- a CDS encoding entericidin A/B family lipoprotein, translating to MLRKITLALGLAALTLGASACNTVKGAGQDIESVGEAGDRAI from the coding sequence ATGTTACGAAAGATTACACTAGCTTTGGGCCTGGCCGCGCTCACTCTGGGCGCCAGCGCTTGCAACACGGTCAAGGGCGCCGGCCAGGATATCGAATCCGTTGGCGAGGCGGGCGACCGCGCAATCTGA
- a CDS encoding DUF938 domain-containing protein: MKRSAPAALRNRGPIADILAEELPARGRVLEVASGTGEHAIFLAERFPGLEWQPSDPDAEALSSIEAWRVETGLVNLHPPLTIDAASEDWPIDRAVAMLCINMIHISPPAATIGLMRAAGKLLPEGAPLILYGPYIEDDVETVQSNLDFDASLKQRNPQWGLRNIKWVDGLAAENGLARTRRVAMPANNLLLIYRRGA; the protein is encoded by the coding sequence ATGAAGCGATCCGCCCCGGCCGCCTTGCGCAATCGCGGGCCGATTGCCGATATACTGGCCGAAGAATTGCCCGCGCGTGGCCGTGTGCTGGAAGTGGCCAGCGGTACGGGCGAACATGCCATATTTCTGGCGGAGCGATTTCCCGGCCTGGAATGGCAGCCGAGCGATCCTGATGCGGAGGCGCTGAGTTCCATCGAGGCGTGGCGGGTGGAAACCGGCCTCGTCAATCTGCATCCCCCGCTGACGATTGACGCGGCAAGTGAGGATTGGCCGATTGACCGGGCCGTTGCGATGCTGTGCATCAACATGATCCATATCAGCCCGCCCGCGGCGACTATCGGCCTGATGCGGGCGGCCGGAAAATTGCTGCCCGAAGGTGCACCGCTGATACTCTACGGGCCGTATATCGAAGACGATGTGGAGACGGTGCAGTCCAATCTCGATTTCGACGCGAGCCTGAAACAGCGCAATCCGCAGTGGGGGCTGCGCAATATCAAATGGGTGGATGGATTGGCGGCGGAAAACGGGCTGGCGAGAACGCGGCGTGTCGCCATGCCAGCCAATAATTTGCTGCTGATTTATCGCCGCGGCGCCTAG
- a CDS encoding NAD(P)H-binding protein: protein MSRPRRVLLVGATGLVGRLAIEAAMNVPDVHLIALSRRIVPLPKGAKMEMLVADVTGWGEMIAGVRPETVICALGSTWRKSGGDEARFRAVDKDLVGAVAQTARKAGASNFVLVSSAGADRLSRRFYLRVKGEAEALVDQFMFDRYDILRPGLLRGERGADRRMLERLGVGVSGITDLFLQGKNRQYRSIDARAVAQAALKCTQMRAPGRFIHDNDAMLRLARQLEQGR, encoded by the coding sequence ATGTCTAGGCCCCGGCGCGTCCTTCTGGTGGGCGCGACAGGCCTTGTCGGCCGCCTGGCGATCGAGGCGGCGATGAATGTGCCGGATGTGCACCTGATCGCGCTCAGCCGTCGGATCGTGCCGCTGCCCAAAGGGGCGAAGATGGAAATGCTCGTGGCCGATGTGACCGGCTGGGGCGAGATGATCGCGGGCGTGCGGCCGGAGACGGTGATCTGCGCATTGGGCAGCACATGGCGGAAATCCGGCGGGGACGAGGCGCGCTTCCGCGCTGTCGACAAGGATCTCGTCGGCGCGGTGGCGCAAACCGCGCGCAAGGCCGGGGCCAGCAATTTCGTGCTGGTTTCCTCTGCCGGGGCGGATCGGCTTTCCAGGCGATTCTATCTGCGCGTGAAGGGGGAGGCGGAGGCGCTGGTCGATCAATTCATGTTCGACCGTTATGATATCCTGCGCCCCGGCCTCCTGCGTGGGGAGCGGGGGGCGGATCGGCGGATGCTGGAAAGGCTGGGTGTTGGGGTGAGCGGAATTACGGACCTGTTCCTGCAGGGCAAGAACCGGCAATATCGATCCATCGACGCCCGCGCGGTGGCGCAGGCGGCGCTGAAATGCACCCAGATGCGTGCGCCCGGCCGTTTCATTCACGATAATGACGCGATGCTCCGCCTTGCCCGGCAGCTGGAGCAGGGCCGATGA
- a CDS encoding deoxyguanosinetriphosphate triphosphohydrolase translates to MSRAPFAADPAASRGREFTEQHDGVRGPRSEFQRDRDRIIHSIAFRRLAGKTQVFVAPDGDHFRVRLTHSLEVAQIGRVAARALGLDEDLAEALCLAHDIGHPPFGHAGENALDAALQGQGGYDHNEHCLRVLMRLDSPYCPYPGLNLTWEVLEGLAKHNGPVTAPGWALSALDADFPLELDQWPSLEAQVAALADDIAYDNHDIDDGLRSGFLQLDDLLTLDFVADQWRAIEKRFPGQPREALLRELVRGQIGLMVNDLIENTRRNVSGISSLEEIRAAGRALAVFSPEMAVLERRLKTFLYERLYYHPEQKATAERAHSVIARLYATYHDDPALLSSGWRERLPEQEPARSRHIADFIAGMTDHYAMECYRRIFGQVPDGLTNV, encoded by the coding sequence ATGTCTCGCGCCCCCTTTGCCGCCGATCCTGCCGCCTCGCGTGGCCGCGAATTTACCGAGCAGCATGATGGAGTTCGCGGACCGCGCAGCGAATTTCAGCGTGACCGGGACCGGATCATCCATTCCATCGCCTTTCGCCGGCTGGCTGGGAAGACACAGGTATTCGTCGCGCCGGATGGCGACCATTTCCGCGTTCGCCTGACCCACAGCCTGGAAGTGGCGCAGATCGGCCGTGTGGCCGCGCGGGCGCTCGGCCTGGACGAGGACCTGGCGGAGGCATTGTGTCTTGCCCACGATATCGGCCACCCGCCCTTCGGCCATGCCGGGGAAAATGCGCTGGACGCGGCGCTGCAGGGGCAGGGCGGTTATGATCATAACGAACATTGCCTGCGCGTGCTGATGCGGCTGGACAGCCCCTATTGCCCGTATCCCGGCCTCAATCTGACATGGGAAGTGCTGGAAGGGCTGGCCAAGCATAACGGCCCGGTCACTGCCCCCGGCTGGGCGCTGAGCGCGCTCGATGCCGATTTTCCGCTGGAGCTGGACCAGTGGCCATCGCTGGAAGCGCAGGTGGCGGCGCTGGCGGACGATATTGCCTATGACAATCACGATATCGATGACGGGCTGCGTTCCGGTTTCCTGCAACTGGATGACCTGCTGACGCTGGATTTCGTGGCCGATCAATGGCGTGCCATAGAGAAACGTTTTCCCGGCCAGCCACGAGAGGCATTGCTGCGAGAGCTCGTTCGCGGTCAAATCGGACTCATGGTTAACGACCTGATCGAAAATACGCGCAGGAATGTGAGCGGGATCTCCTCGCTGGAGGAAATTCGCGCAGCCGGCCGTGCGCTGGCGGTCTTTTCGCCAGAGATGGCCGTGCTGGAACGCCGCCTGAAGACCTTTCTTTACGAACGGCTCTATTACCACCCCGAACAGAAGGCGACGGCAGAACGGGCGCATTCGGTTATCGCCCGGCTTTATGCCACCTATCACGATGATCCCGCGCTGCTTTCTTCCGGCTGGCGTGAACGCCTGCCGGAACAGGAGCCTGCGCGCAGCCGCCATATCGCCGATTTCATCGCGGGCATGACGGATCATTATGCGATGGAATGCTATCGCAGGATCTTTGGCCAGGTTCCTGATGGATTGACCAATGTCTAG
- a CDS encoding aspartate/glutamate racemase family protein translates to MRKLGLIGGMSWVSTRTYYEHINQIIQQRTDRHTSAPLLIESLDFSKLWGLRDDADWDRAAAILIDSAQRLERAGAEAIIIGANSMHRVYDRVVESVSVPILNIADCVGERMARDKVKTAAVLGTSNVMTESFYRRRLVAHGVDLLPPDIGNAEALDEIIYGQLIVGKPTRDAERALKTMITVLEQEGAEAIVLACTELEMVVDVDANVLPIYDSTRIHAEKAADWILQAD, encoded by the coding sequence TTGCGCAAGCTGGGGCTTATCGGGGGCATGAGCTGGGTTTCGACCCGGACTTATTACGAACATATCAATCAGATAATCCAGCAACGCACGGACCGGCACACTAGCGCGCCCCTGTTGATAGAGAGCCTGGATTTCTCGAAATTATGGGGGTTGAGGGACGATGCCGACTGGGATCGCGCCGCCGCCATACTGATTGATTCCGCCCAGCGGCTGGAAAGGGCCGGTGCCGAAGCGATCATCATCGGCGCCAATTCCATGCACCGCGTTTATGACCGGGTGGTGGAAAGCGTTTCCGTGCCGATCCTGAATATTGCGGATTGCGTGGGCGAACGCATGGCCAGGGACAAGGTGAAGACGGCGGCCGTCCTGGGCACCAGCAATGTGATGACGGAAAGCTTCTATCGCCGCCGCCTGGTGGCGCATGGGGTCGATCTGCTGCCGCCGGACATCGGCAATGCCGAAGCGCTTGACGAGATTATCTATGGTCAGCTGATCGTGGGCAAGCCCACGCGCGATGCGGAACGGGCGCTGAAAACCATGATCACCGTGCTGGAGCAGGAAGGGGCGGAAGCCATCGTGCTTGCCTGTACGGAACTGGAAATGGTCGTGGATGTCGATGCCAATGTCCTGCCCATCTATGACAGCACGCGCATTCATGCCGAAAAGGCGGCAGACTGGATCTTGCAGGCCGATTGA